In Phacochoerus africanus isolate WHEZ1 chromosome 2, ROS_Pafr_v1, whole genome shotgun sequence, one DNA window encodes the following:
- the LOC125121114 gene encoding LOW QUALITY PROTEIN: olfactory receptor 5T2-like (The sequence of the model RefSeq protein was modified relative to this genomic sequence to represent the inferred CDS: inserted 1 base in 1 codon; deleted 1 base in 1 codon) has protein sequence MKNVTKVTTFVLKGFTEKLELQLFLFCLFLAIHMFTLVGNLGLAMLVTRDSKLHYPMYYFLGVLSCVDASISSAITPNMLVEFTSKNKVISSVGCATQMFLFVTFGTTECFLLAAMAYDRHVAIYNPLLYSVTMSPRVYVTLVIASYVGGLLNASVHTVAIFSLSFCVTNEIRHVFCDIPPLLAISCSDTYTSQLLLFYCMGSIELVTILIVLISYAFILLAIMRMHSAEGRRKIFSTCGSHLTGVSVYHGTILFTYVRPSSSYALDHDMMVSIFYSIVIPMLNPIIYSLRNKDVKEAMKRXGENGCVNKVYFHTNR, from the exons ATGAAGAATGTCACTAAAGTTACTACATTTGTTCTAAAGGGCTTCACAGAGAAACTTGAACTACAGCTCTTCTTATTCTGCCTGTTTCTAGCAATACACATGTTTACTCTGGTGGGAAATTTAGGACTAGCTATGTTGGTCACTAGGGATTCTAAGCTGCACTACCCGATGTACTATTTTCTGGGTGTGTTATCATGTGTGGATGCCAGTATTTCTTCAGCAATTACCCCTAACATGTTAGTAGAATTTACAtccaaaaataaagtcatatCATCCGTTGGGTGTGCAACCCAGATGTTTCTCTTTGTTACTTTTGGGACCACCGAATGCTTTCTCTTGGCTGCAATGGCATATGATCGCCAT GTAGCCATCTACAACCCCCTCCTGTATTCAGTGACTATGTCACCCAGAGTCTATGTGACACTCGTCATTGCATCCTATGTTGGTGGCCTTTTGAATGCTTCTGTGCACACAGTGGCCATATTTAGCCTATCTTTCTGTGTAACCAATGAAATTAGACATGTCTTTTGTGACATCCCTCCTCTCCTGGCTATTTCTTGCTCTGACACTTATACAAGCCAGCTTCTCCTTTTCTACTGCATGGGCTCTATTGAGCTTGTCACTATCCTGATTGTCCTGATCTCCTATGCCTTCATTCTACTGGCAATTATGAGGATGCATTCTGCTGAGGGGAGAAGAAAAATCTTCTCTACGTGTGGTTCTCACCTAACTGGAGTGTCAGTTTACCATGGAACCATCCTCTTCACGTATGTGAGACCAAGTTCCAGCTATGCCTTGGACCATGACATGATGGTGTCAATATTTTACAGCATTGTGATTCCCATGCTGAATCCCATTATCTACAGTTTAAGGAACAAAGATGTCAAAGAGGCAATGAAGA GTGGGGAAAATGGGTGTGTCAATAAAGTGTATTTTCACACTAACCGTTAa
- the LOC125121115 gene encoding olfactory receptor 8H1-like, with translation MGTRNDTHVSDFILMGLTDSEAIQRILFMLFVLIYLMTVLGNAGMILIIHLDLQLHTPMYFFLSHLSFLDLSYSTVITPQTLGNLLTSTKYISYMNCFTQMYFFVFLAGAECCLLSSMAFDRRVAICNPLHYPVVMSTRSCCSLVFGSYFTGFLDSFVNVFCMSRLDFCDSNVIHHFFCDLSPILALSCTDTQITEIVIFILAGSTLVVSLTTIVVSYVSILSTILKITPTSGQQKAFSTCASHLLGVTIFYGTMIFTYLKPSKSYSLGRDQVASVFYAIVIPMLNPLIYSLRNKEVKNAFIRVMQKTVGSRQLK, from the coding sequence ATGGGTACAAGGAATGACACACATGTGTCTGACTTCATCCTTATGGGATTGACAGATTCAGAAGCAATACAGAGGATCCTGTTTATGCTTTTTGTCCTGATCTACCTGATGACTGTGCTGGGCAATGCAGGGATGATATTGATAATCCACCTGGATCTCCAGCTTCACActcccatgtactttttcctcagccACCTGTCATTCCTTGACCTCAGTTACTCAACTGTCATCACACCTCAAACCTTAGGGAACTTACTGACATCCACCAAGTACATTTCCTACATGAACTGCTTCACTCAGatgtatttctttgtcttcttggcTGGTGCTGAATGTTGTCTTCTCTCCTCCATGGCCTTTGATCGCCGTGTAGCTATCTGCAATCCTCTGCATTACCCAGTTGTAATGTCCACAAGAAGCTGCTGTTCCCTAGTTTTTGGATCTTATTTCACTGGCTTCTTGGACTCCTTTGTCAATGTGTTTTGCATGAGCAGATTGGATTTCTGTGATTCCAATGTAATCCATCACTTTTTCTGTGACTTATCCCCAATCTTAGCCTTGTCCTGCACTGACACCCAAATAACAGAAATAGTCATATTCATTTTAGCTGGATCCACACTAGTGGTGTCTCTTACCACGATAGTAGTGTCCTATGTGTCTATCCTGTCTACTATCCTGAAAATTACTCCCACGTCAGGACAGCAAAAAGCCTTCTCtacctgtgcctcccacctccTGGGTGTCACCATCTTTTATGGCACTatgatatttacttatttaaagccAAGTAAGTCCTACTCCTTGGGAAGGGATCAAGTGGCTTCTGTTTTTTATGCTATTGTCATCCCCATGCTGAATCCACTCATTTACAGTCTtagaaacaaagaagtaaaaaatgctTTCATTAGAGTCATGCAGAAAACAGTGGGCTCCAGGCAATTGAAATGA